AAGGGTCGGCCCCGGATCAGGTTGTGATCGACGTTGACGTTGAAGAAGCCCCAACCGGTTCGCTTAGCTTCGGCGGTGTCTATAGTCTGGAAAACGGGTTTGGTCTGAACATCGCGTTCAAAGAGCGCAACTTCCTTGGACGTGGGCAATTTATCAGTGCCAGCTATTCAAGCGGCGAGGATGCATCGAGTTTCTCGTTCAAATTTGCTGAGCCTAATTTCCTGGATCGCGATCTGGAACTGGGGTTCGAAGCCTATTATCAGGAAACGGCATTTGCATCGTCTTTCTATAATACGCGGTCTTTGGCGCTACGGCCATCAATCTCGTTCCCGATCAGCGAATACTCCCGGCTCGGGTTGCGCGTCTATGGCGACGGTGCAGAGATCACTGATGTCGATGCTGACAGCTCGCAAGTCCTGAAGAACGAAAGCGCGCGTGGCCGACAAGTAGGCGCAGGCGTCGGATTGACGTGGAGCTATGACACACGGCGTACGGGACTGGATCCCAACCGTGGATATCTTCTGCAGTTCGACGGGGATCTTGGCGGTTTTGGTGCAGATTACCAATACGCAAGAGCAACCGCTTTGGCGCAGGCCCAGACCAAGATCTGGAATGATCAGGTGACTTTGACGGCGACTGTCGAAGGCGGGATCCTTCACGGTCTTGATGGTGCGTCATCCCGTGTGACCGATCGCTTCCGTCTTGGCCCGTCCAAGCTGCGCGGCTTTGCAACCAACGGGATCGGCCCTCGTGACCTGACCGCGATCAACCAAGACACTCTGGGTGGCAACAAGTTTGCCGTCGCTCGACTTGAGGCGCAATTCCCGGTCGGTTTGCCGGAAGAATACGGCATCACCGGCGGTCTTTTCCTTGATGCGGGTACGTTGTGGGGTCTGGACAACACGTTGGGTGGCACGATTGATGATAGCGCACATTTGCGTTCCTCGATCGGAGCGTCGATCTTCTGGGACACGCCGATTGGTCCGCTTCGTTTCAACTTCTCGCACGCGTTGGCCAAGGAAGATTATGACGAAGAAAACAGCTTCGAACTTACGATCTCGGCACAGTTCTGATCTATTGATCTGGAAGACGCTGCGATACGCATTTTGCGGCTTGCGGCGTCATGCCATCGGGGTCGTTTGCCCGGTTACGCTGGCTGCGGGATTTGTTTTCGGATCCGTTCCCGCGTCTGTGCTTGCCCAGCAAGCGGGCAGTGTCGTGTCCCAAATCGTAACCATTGATCGGCAAAGCCTGTTTTCAGACACGCAGTACGGCCGCCGGGTGGTCGAAACGGTCGAAACCGAACGGGTGCGGCTGGCCAGCGAAACGCGAAAAGTCGAAGAAGCGTTGGTGAAGGAAGAACGCGAACTAACCGACAAGCGGGACAGCATGTCGCCCGAAGAATTTCGCAAGATCGCTAAAGCCTTCGACGAAAAAGTTCAGGCATTGCGGACAGAAGGAACCGAGCGCGAGCAGGAATTCGTTCGAACGCTGGAGCGCGAACAAGCAGCATTCTTTGATCGGATCGGTCCGATTTTGGGTCAGCTTGTGCGCGAATTGGGCGCAGTTGTGATCTTGGATCGTCGCGCCATTTTGCTGACGACCCGAAATATTGATATCACCAAACTTGCCGTTGAGCGCATTGATCAAGTGTTGGGTGACGGACGCGATATTCAAGACGGCGCATCCACAACCCCTGCGGGAGAGACTTCCAATCCGGATCAGCCAGCGCCAGAAATGCCTGCCTTTCCCTTGGGCGACGTGACCCCGGATAGCACATCAACCGAGAACTGATTGCAATTGTTTCAGCCGTTCCAGACTGATAGTCAGTTAGGACTGGGCCACCAAGAGCCCCTTATTCAAAGGACGTGAACATGACATCAGACGTGCCCAGCACCGCCGATATTCAGTTGATCCAACAGTGTATTCCCCATCGCTATCCATTTTTGCTGGTGGATCGGGTTGAAGATATCCGCGCCAAGGAGTTTGCCAAGGGCATTAAGATGGTCACGATGAACGAGCCGCATTTTCAAGGTCATTTCCCGGGGCTGCCGATCATGCCGGGGGTCACAATCATCGAGGCGATGGCGCAGACCTCGGCGGTGATGGTGTCATTGTCGCTTGGGTTGGTTGGATCGGGTGCGGTCGTGTATTTCATGGGCATCGACAGTGCCAAGTTCCGTCGAAAGGTGGTGCCGGGCGATGTGCTTGAACTACATGTGACCACCATTCGCGGCGGCGCCAAGGTCTGGAAATTCGACGGACGTGCGATGGTCGGCGATGAATTGGCCTGCGAGGCGACCTTCATGGCGATGATCGACGTGACTGGTGGGAAAGGCTGACCAATGACTGCCAAAGGGGGCGTTGATCCCACTGCTGAGGTTCATGCCAGTGCCATTATTGAAGACGGCGCCGTAATCGGTGCCAATTGTCGGATTGGGCCATTTTGTTTGATCGGACCTAATGTCCAGATCGGCACCGGGGTCGAGGTGAAGTCTCATGTGGTGATCACGGGCGATACCGAGATCGGTGATGACACTGTGATCTTTTCATTTTCGGTGATCGGCGAGATCCCACAGGATCTAAAATTTGCGGGCGAAGACACCCGGCTTGTAATCGGCAAACGCAATCGCATCCGCGAACACGTCACCATGAACACTGGCACTGCTGGTGGTGGGTTTGTCACTCGGATCGGCGATGATGGGTTGTTTATGGCGGGTTGCCATGTCGCCCATGACGCACAGATCGGCAATAACGTCATTCTGGTGAACAATGTCGCCGTGGCTGGTCATGTGGTCATTGAAGACGATGTGATCGTCGGCGGTCTGTCTGGTCTGCATCAATGGATCCGCATCGGACGCGGAGCCATCATTGGGGCACTGTCGATGGTCACCGCAGATGTGTTGCCTTACGGGTTGGTGCAGGGGCCGCGCGCGGAACTGGATGGGCTGAACCTTGTCGGGCTGAAGCGGCGCGGAGTGGCGCGCAGCGACATATCGGCGTTACGAGCCGCGCTGAATGGTTTGAAAACAGGCGAGGGATCGTTCCGAGATCGCGCCGCCGGATTGATGGACGGCGCAGACAGTGACTATGTCCGCGAACTGGTCGCCTTTATCACCGGTGACAGCGATCGTGGGTTCCTGACCCCAAAATAGCGAGCAGCCATGACGACCGACCGCCTTGCCATCATCGCCGGAACCGGGGACTTGCCGCACCGTATTGCCGCCAGCAATCCGAATGCGCTGTTCGTCACCATCAAGGGCGTCGATGTGGCAGTTCCGGACGGGTATGAGTTGGTCGAAGCGAGTTATGAAAAGCTGGGAGCCCTGTTCAAATCTCTGCGCGGGGCAGGGGTTGCTCGGGTGGTTTTTGCCGGCAAGGTCGATCGGCCCAAGCTGAACCCTTTGCGGATGGACCGAGTCACGCTGGGTCTGTTTCCGCGGGTTAAGGCCGTGTTGGGCAAGGGTGATGATGCGCTTTTGCGTCTGGTGGCCGAGGTTTTCGAGGAACAGGGATTTCAGGTTGTCGCCGCAACGGATGTGGCGCAGGGGCTAAGTCTTGACGAGACAATCATTGGACGCGCACCCAGTGACCAAGATCGACGCGATGCAGATCGTGCATGGTCCATTTTGTCGACATTGGTCGCGGAAGACCTGGCGCAGGGAGCCGTGGTGGCAGGGGGGCAATGTTTGGGGATCGAGACCATTCAAGGCACCGACGCCATGCTGCGTTTTGTCTCTGAAACTCCAGAACATCTGAAGCAAGGCGCACGCGGCGTGTTTGTAAAACGGTCGAAACCGGGGCAGGACAGTCGCATGGACATCCCCACCATCGGCCCCGCAACCATCCAGGCTGTCGCCGCCGCTGGTTTGGGGGGCATCGTGATCCCGGCAGGGGACGTCATCGTTATGGAGCAGGACGAGGTGACGCGGCTGATCAAGACTCATGACCTGTTTCTGGATGTGCGCGGGGCGGGGTCATGAAGGTCTTTCTGATTGCGGGCGAACCATCAGGTGATCGGCTGGGGGCTGCGCTGATGGCAGGGCTGAAGACGCTTGTAGACGATATCGAGTTTCTGGGCGTTGGCGGGAGCGCGATGACGGCGGAGGGACTGCAGTCGCAGTTTCCGATGTCCGAATTGTCCATCATGGGCATTGCGGAAGTTGCACCCAAGTATTTTCACCTGAAACGGCGCATTCGCGAAACCGCCGAGGCGGTGATAGGTGCCAATCCCGATGTTCTGATCACCATAGATAGCCCAGATTTTTGTCTGCGTGTGGCGCGGATCGTCAAAGAGGACGAGGTCGAAGGTCTGACCTTTGGACACGACATTCCCACGGTGCATTACGTCGCGCCCTCGGTCTGGGCCTGGCGTCCGAAACGGGCGGAGAAGATGGCGCAATGGATCGATCATGTGCTGGCGCTTCTGCCGTTCGAGCCTCCCTATATGGAAGCTGCGGGGATGAGCTGTGACTTTGTCGGCCATCCGGTCGTGGCCGAACCTGTGGCCTCGGACGCTGAGGCACAGGCGTTTCGCGAACTGCACGGGGTTGATGATGGCCCTCTGATTCTGGCGTTGCCCGGTTCGCGCAAAGGCGAGGTAACGCGGCTCGCGGACCGTTTTGGAAAGAGTTTGGGCCGCGTTCAACACGACCACCCTAGTTTGAAGGTTGCGCTTCCGGTGGCACAAGGCGTGGAAGGGCTGGTGCGGGACGTGACGGTCAATTGGCCTGTGCGTCCGATCCTGATCCCCGCAGAACAAGCAGATCAAAAACGGGTAGCGTTTCGCGCGGCCGATGTGGCGCTTGCGGCATCGGGCACGGTGTCACTTGAGCTGGCCGCTGCTGGAACGCCGATGGTGATTGCCTATGATATGAACTGGCTGAGCCGATTGTTGATCGGACGTCTGTTAAAGGTGGACACAGTTACGTTGGTCAATCTGGTGTCTGAGACGCGCGTTGTGCCCGAGTTTTTGGGTCGCGACTGCGCGCCAGATCTGATCGCCCCGGCGCTGCTGTCGACGCTGGCCGACCCCTCGGCCCAGAAAGACGCGATGGCATTGACCATGGACCGTCTCGGCAAAAGGGGTGAGGCTCCCGGCCTTCGGGCGGCGCGTTCGGTGCTGGACGTGGTGACGCAAAGGCAAGCCATCTGACACGCCACCTGTCAAAATTCAGACTTTATTGCGCGTCGTTGCTTTCGCTCAGGATGGCCTGAACTTTGGGAATGATCTCGGGCATTTTTTCCTGCACCATCTTCAACACCATCGGTGTTTGGCGCTCAGTGACCTGCGGCAGTTTGCTCATCGCTGATCGTCCCAGATCGGTGGCGTAAAAGTCGCGAATGGCCTTGATCTCTTCAAATGTGAATAGTTCGGCCATCACGGAAGCCTGATCACGCATGATGTCATACATCGGACCGGTCATTTCATCCTGATACAGCTGATCAATCCGGGCAATCTGACCATCGTTCAGTGGAATACCCTTGGCGGTCACATCGGCCACAAGCGGTTGCCACATGGTCTTGACCATCGCATCCATGTCAATGTCTTCCAGCGTCGCTTCGATATATCCGGTGGCGATCGCCAGACGTTGTTCATATGTCTCTTCAGCCAAAAGCGGCGTGCCAAGAAGGGCGGCAGCGGCGAGGGCGGGAAACAATCTGCGCATGGGAAATCCTTTTCATGTTACTTCCCACCCATTCTTGACCCATTAAAAGGGCACCGCAAACACATTGGTCAAGTGGCGCGCCCTCTGAGAAAAATTGCTTAGCCGCGCCAGATCCAACCGCCGCCAAAAACCCGCGGGCCGTCCGGGGCATAGAACACACAGGCCTGACCGGGGCTGACACCTTCTTCGGGTGTTAGAAGCTCAACTTCAGCCTCTGTGTCGGAAATCGGGCGGATGATCGCCTCACGCGGCGGGCGGGTCGATCGGATTTTGACGCCCAAATGCCACTCCTTCCGCGCGGTGAACGGCTCGTCGCCCAACCAGTTGATTTCACGCACCGGGACGGTGCGGGTGGCCAGCAACTCTTTCGGGCCAACCACGACCTGTTTGGTGTCCACATCCAGCTTGACCACATAAAGCGGCTCGGACAGCCCGCCGATGCCAAGGCCGCGCCGTTGACCGATGGTGTAGTGGATAACACCATCATGGCGGGCCAGCACGCGCCCGTCGGCGTGAATGATGTCACCGGGTTCGGCCGCACCGGGCCGCAACTTTTCAATGACGCTGGCATAGTTGCCATCGGGCACGAAACAAATATCCTGACTGTCCGGCTTGTCGGCGACTTCAAGCCCGTATTTGCGGGCAAGCGCACGGGTTTCATCCTTGGTTTCCAGGTGGCCGAGTGGGAACCGCAGGTAATTCAACTGCTCTGGCGTGGTCGAGAACAGGAAATAACTTTGATCGCGGGCGGGATCGGCTGCGCAGTGAAGTTCAGGCCCGGCTGTACCATCCACGCGTTGGATATAGTGTCCCGTCGCCATGCAATCAGCGCCCAAATCGCGCGCGGTTTCAAGCAGGTCTTTGAACTTCACCCGCTCGTT
This DNA window, taken from Aliiroseovarius sp. F47248L, encodes the following:
- a CDS encoding OmpH family outer membrane protein encodes the protein MTKKTASNLRSRHSSDLLIWKTLRYAFCGLRRHAIGVVCPVTLAAGFVFGSVPASVLAQQAGSVVSQIVTIDRQSLFSDTQYGRRVVETVETERVRLASETRKVEEALVKEERELTDKRDSMSPEEFRKIAKAFDEKVQALRTEGTEREQEFVRTLEREQAAFFDRIGPILGQLVRELGAVVILDRRAILLTTRNIDITKLAVERIDQVLGDGRDIQDGASTTPAGETSNPDQPAPEMPAFPLGDVTPDSTSTEN
- the fabZ gene encoding 3-hydroxyacyl-ACP dehydratase FabZ, with amino-acid sequence MTSDVPSTADIQLIQQCIPHRYPFLLVDRVEDIRAKEFAKGIKMVTMNEPHFQGHFPGLPIMPGVTIIEAMAQTSAVMVSLSLGLVGSGAVVYFMGIDSAKFRRKVVPGDVLELHVTTIRGGAKVWKFDGRAMVGDELACEATFMAMIDVTGGKG
- the lpxA gene encoding acyl-ACP--UDP-N-acetylglucosamine O-acyltransferase gives rise to the protein MTAKGGVDPTAEVHASAIIEDGAVIGANCRIGPFCLIGPNVQIGTGVEVKSHVVITGDTEIGDDTVIFSFSVIGEIPQDLKFAGEDTRLVIGKRNRIREHVTMNTGTAGGGFVTRIGDDGLFMAGCHVAHDAQIGNNVILVNNVAVAGHVVIEDDVIVGGLSGLHQWIRIGRGAIIGALSMVTADVLPYGLVQGPRAELDGLNLVGLKRRGVARSDISALRAALNGLKTGEGSFRDRAAGLMDGADSDYVRELVAFITGDSDRGFLTPK
- the lpxI gene encoding UDP-2,3-diacylglucosamine diphosphatase LpxI (LpxI, functionally equivalent to LpxH, replaces it in LPS biosynthesis in a minority of bacteria.) produces the protein MTTDRLAIIAGTGDLPHRIAASNPNALFVTIKGVDVAVPDGYELVEASYEKLGALFKSLRGAGVARVVFAGKVDRPKLNPLRMDRVTLGLFPRVKAVLGKGDDALLRLVAEVFEEQGFQVVAATDVAQGLSLDETIIGRAPSDQDRRDADRAWSILSTLVAEDLAQGAVVAGGQCLGIETIQGTDAMLRFVSETPEHLKQGARGVFVKRSKPGQDSRMDIPTIGPATIQAVAAAGLGGIVIPAGDVIVMEQDEVTRLIKTHDLFLDVRGAGS
- the lpxB gene encoding lipid-A-disaccharide synthase — its product is MKVFLIAGEPSGDRLGAALMAGLKTLVDDIEFLGVGGSAMTAEGLQSQFPMSELSIMGIAEVAPKYFHLKRRIRETAEAVIGANPDVLITIDSPDFCLRVARIVKEDEVEGLTFGHDIPTVHYVAPSVWAWRPKRAEKMAQWIDHVLALLPFEPPYMEAAGMSCDFVGHPVVAEPVASDAEAQAFRELHGVDDGPLILALPGSRKGEVTRLADRFGKSLGRVQHDHPSLKVALPVAQGVEGLVRDVTVNWPVRPILIPAEQADQKRVAFRAADVALAASGTVSLELAAAGTPMVIAYDMNWLSRLLIGRLLKVDTVTLVNLVSETRVVPEFLGRDCAPDLIAPALLSTLADPSAQKDAMALTMDRLGKRGEAPGLRAARSVLDVVTQRQAI
- a CDS encoding DUF2059 domain-containing protein, with the translated sequence MRRLFPALAAAALLGTPLLAEETYEQRLAIATGYIEATLEDIDMDAMVKTMWQPLVADVTAKGIPLNDGQIARIDQLYQDEMTGPMYDIMRDQASVMAELFTFEEIKAIRDFYATDLGRSAMSKLPQVTERQTPMVLKMVQEKMPEIIPKVQAILSESNDAQ
- the mnmA gene encoding tRNA 2-thiouridine(34) synthase MnmA, whose product is MSTAVKMQDAPVVNSLGFAKPPAETRVVVAMSGGVDSSVVAAMLAEEGYDVIGVTLQLYDHGAALAKKGACCAGIDIHDARHVAESMGFPHYVLDYENIFQDAVIEEFADSYLGGATPVPCIRCNERVKFKDLLETARDLGADCMATGHYIQRVDGTAGPELHCAADPARDQSYFLFSTTPEQLNYLRFPLGHLETKDETRALARKYGLEVADKPDSQDICFVPDGNYASVIEKLRPGAAEPGDIIHADGRVLARHDGVIHYTIGQRRGLGIGGLSEPLYVVKLDVDTKQVVVGPKELLATRTVPVREINWLGDEPFTARKEWHLGVKIRSTRPPREAIIRPISDTEAEVELLTPEEGVSPGQACVFYAPDGPRVFGGGWIWRG